The genomic window CTGAGTAAGGACCTCGATAAAGGCAAAGCCTTGGTGCATAATAGCTTTTTGGAGCGTGGCCACCAATTGTGCGGGGTGGGCGCTGGTCCATCGCGCTACGAAAGTGGCCCCGGCGGCAATTGCCAGTTGGCAAGCATTAAACGAGCGCTCCTGGTTTCCGTAAGGCGAGGTCTGGGTCCGTGCCTTAAACGGGGTTGTGGGCGCCGCCTGTCCACCGGTCATGCCATAGATTTGGTTATTAATCATAACAACGGTAATATCAACATTCCTTCTGGCAGCATGAATAAAATGATTGCCGCCTATTCCAACGTTATCCCCATCTCCGGTAAAGACTATTATCTTCCGGTCCGGATCACTAACCTTTAGTCCCGTTGCTACCGGAATAGCCCTGCCGTGCAAAGTATGAATTACGTCAGCGTCGATATAGACAGGTATCCAGCCTGAGCAACCAATTCCACCGACCAAAGCAACCT from Bacillota bacterium includes these protein-coding regions:
- a CDS encoding 2-oxoacid:ferredoxin oxidoreductase subunit beta, whose amino-acid sequence is MNLLGEKYLRKSALPTIFCPGCGDGTILRAAIDAIDKLGIRDQVALVGGIGCSGWIPVYIDADVIHTLHGRAIPVATGLKVSDPDRKIIVFTGDGDNVGIGGNHFIHAARRNVDITVVMINNQIYGMTGGQAAPTTPFKARTQTSPYGNQERSFNACQLAIAAGATFVARWTSAHPAQLVATLQKAIMHQGFAFIEVLTQCPTQAGRYIMNTNNPSELVAMLREKTMPIKQYQALTDEEKDSKIPVGVFRQEQGVQELSDSIYKLSRGVAGCLK